A window from Balearica regulorum gibbericeps isolate bBalReg1 chromosome 1, bBalReg1.pri, whole genome shotgun sequence encodes these proteins:
- the NME6 gene encoding nucleoside diphosphate kinase 6 isoform X1, which produces MVAAGCSGRPLQLTLALLKPDAVAHPLVLEAVHETILSNRFLIVRAKKLRCGREESRRFYREHSGRFFYQRLVEFMASGPMWAYILAHENAVPLWRSLMGPTKVFRARNNVPDSIRGSYGLTDTRNTTHGSDSPASASREIAFFFPEFNEQLWYQHEEPHLRCRQVYYNAEERVHCVFRDEETELT; this is translated from the exons ATGGTGGCAGCGGGGTGCTCAGGGCGGCCGCTGCAGCTGACGCTGGCGCTGCTGAAGCCGGACGCTGTGGCCCACCCACTGGTACTAGAG GCCGTGCACGAAACAATCCTCAGCAACCGGTTCCTCATCGTGCGCGCCAAGAAGCTGCGCTGCGGACGGGAGGAGAGTCGCCGCTTCTACCGGGAGCACTCAG GGCGGTTCTTCTACCAGCGGCTGGTGGAGTTCATGGCCAG TGGCCCCATGTGGGCTTATATCTTGGCCCATGAGAATGCTGTTCCTCTCTGGAGATCCCTGATGGGACCCACCAAAGTATTCCGAGCCCGAAACAATGTCCCGGACTCCATCCGAGGATCTTACGGCCTCACTGACACCAGGAATACCACTCATGGCTCAG ATTCACCAGCATCAGCCAGcagagaaattgcttttttcttcccagagtTCAATGAACAGCTCTGGTACCAGCATGAAGAGCCACATCTGCGCTGTAGGCAGGTGTATTACAACGCAGAGGAGCGTGTTCACTGTGTGTTCAGGGATGAAGAAACAGAGTTGACCTGA
- the NME6 gene encoding nucleoside diphosphate kinase 6 isoform X2 yields MASPASRPGSTHASRPLRASWSTLPRPSPPCWCVTRMTSRSTCRHQRDASRRGGRHGGSGVLRAAAAADAGAAEAGRCGPPTGTRGRARNNPQQPVPHRARQEAALRTGGESPLLPGALSGPMWAYILAHENAVPLWRSLMGPTKVFRARNNVPDSIRGSYGLTDTRNTTHGSDSPASASREIAFFFPEFNEQLWYQHEEPHLRCRQVYYNAEERVHCVFRDEETELT; encoded by the exons ATGGCGAGCCCCGCCTCGCGGCCTGGCTCCACCCACGCCTCACGGCCCCTTCGGGCGTCATGGAGCACTCTCCCCCGCCCTTCTCCTCCTTGTTGGTGCGTCACACGCATGACGTCCCGCTCCACTTGTCGTCACCAGCGCGACGCCTCCCGGCGAGGCGGGCGCCATGGTGGCAGCGGGGTGCTCAGGGCGGCCGCTGCAGCTGACGCTGGCGCTGCTGAAGCCGGACGCTGTGGCCCACCCACTGGTACTAGAG GCCGTGCACGAAACAATCCTCAGCAACCGGTTCCTCATCGTGCGCGCCAAGAAGCTGCGCTGCGGACGGGAGGAGAGTCGCCGCTTCTACCGGGAGCACTCAG TGGCCCCATGTGGGCTTATATCTTGGCCCATGAGAATGCTGTTCCTCTCTGGAGATCCCTGATGGGACCCACCAAAGTATTCCGAGCCCGAAACAATGTCCCGGACTCCATCCGAGGATCTTACGGCCTCACTGACACCAGGAATACCACTCATGGCTCAG ATTCACCAGCATCAGCCAGcagagaaattgcttttttcttcccagagtTCAATGAACAGCTCTGGTACCAGCATGAAGAGCCACATCTGCGCTGTAGGCAGGTGTATTACAACGCAGAGGAGCGTGTTCACTGTGTGTTCAGGGATGAAGAAACAGAGTTGACCTGA
- the LOC104630368 gene encoding LOW QUALITY PROTEIN: olfactory receptor 5V1 (The sequence of the model RefSeq protein was modified relative to this genomic sequence to represent the inferred CDS: inserted 1 base in 1 codon) — MAGENQTQMTEFVLLGFSHGQPFFFVLFLALYLATLLGNSAIPTLVSLDPHLHSPMYFFLSHLSCLDICYSSVTVPKILANALHLQATISYRGCLAQMFFLMGCAGAECALLAVMAYDRYAAICQPLCYTHAMSPGVCVVAAVSCWLWGMLNSAVHTILASRLSCGAVRLQHIFCDVPPLLSAACSNTRPSQVALHASSVFVGLSPFLLVVISYLHILATIFRMPMATSRRKAFSTCSAYLLVVALYFMMANLNYNQPSSGYSTAADTLVSALYCIITPMLNPLIYSLCNQEVLRALRKAVXGQGMPGSPGSNA; from the exons ATGGCAGGTGAGAACCAGACTCAAATGACAGAGTTCGTGCTCCTGGGCTTTTCCCACGGCCAGCCCttcttctttgttctttttctggctCTTTACCTGGCCACGCTGCTGGGCAACTCAGCAATACCCACTCTTGTGTCCCTGGATCCCCATCTCCACAgccccatgtacttcttcctcagTCACCTGTCCTGCTTGGACATTTGCTACTCATCAGTGACGGTGCCCAAGATCCTGGCAAATGCCCTGCACCTGCAGGCAACCATCTCCTACCGCGGATGCCTGGCACAGATGTTCTTCCTGATGGGGTGCGCGGGGGCTGAGTGTGCACTCCTGGCTGTCATGGCCTATGATCGATATGCAGCCATATGCCAGCCCCTGTGCTACACCCATGCCATGAGCCCAGGTGTCTGTGTGGTGGCAGCTGtcagctgctggctctgggggATGCTGAACTCGGCTGTGCACACTATCCTGGCCTCCAGGCTCTCCTGCGGGGCTGTCCGGCTCCAGCACATCTTCTGTGACGTCCCCCCACTGCTGAGTGCTGCGTGCAGCAACACCCGCCCCAGCCAAGTGGCACTCCACGCTTCCAGTGTCTTTGTAGGCCTCAGCCCCTTCCTGCTTGTTGTCATCTCCTACCTCCACATCCTGGCCACCATATTCAGGATGCCTATGGCTACCAGCCGGCGCAAGGCCTTCTCCACGTGCTCTGCCTATCTGCTTGTGGTTGCCCTGTACTTTATGATGGCCAACCTCAACTACAACCAGCCCAGCTCTGGCTACTCCACAGCAGCTGACACACTGGTCTCTGCACTGTACTGCATCATCACCCCCATGCTaaaccccctcatctacagTCTCTGCAACCAGGAGGTGCTGAGGGCCCTGCGGAAGGCTG TGGGACAGGGCATGCCAGGGTCCCCAGGCAGCAATGCATGA